The Solanum stenotomum isolate F172 unplaced genomic scaffold, ASM1918654v1 scaffold1178, whole genome shotgun sequence sequence tctaacatggtatcagaaTAGGCAAGAGTTCTGAGATCGAATCGTACCACTAACCTTTATCCAAAAGAGAATTTTGATGTGCATGCTAAGAACATAATCAAGCAAATAAAGGTGTGTTCTCTCTGAGATATGATCACACACACTAACAAGTTCTTCAATGCTTCTCTACATAATTTGGAgattattatatatgatatattgaATCAAGATAGACTTCAAGTATCACTAATAAGATATTGATATTGTTTATTTCATCATATGATGGACTTTGCTCAATCTCAAAATGTAAAAGTGATGACACATAACGTATGTATATAACCACATAAAgtagtataaaatattattgataatttattaaaattcaaTACATAAAGACATGATCATTGTTATGAACTTTTTCCATGCCATCAGCTGTAAACAAGTAAAATAGCCACTAGCTATGACCAAAGTATAACTCTTTTTAGTACATTAAGAAGCAAATAAAAATGGGAGAAAAACACAACCTTTGCTAAAAAGCTAAAAAGAACCTCTACAAATAGGGTTGATTTATTGTCAAAACTCCTATATTTGCTATACCAAGTCATTATTAATTAACTTCTATACCCAAATTGCTTTAGCCCTAATGAGCAATTGTTTGAGCTTTCCCCTCACATTAAGGCTCATTATCTCATTAGCACCACCAACTAACTCTTTCCCTATAAATATTGCTGGAACACTTGGTTCACACCCTAGTTCCATTAGTGCCTTCTCCATTTGCTTCCCATTTGGATGTGTATCGAGCTCGTAAACTATAGGGTTTGCTCCAAAACTACGGATTAGGGTTTCAATGCTGTGAGAAATGCAACAACTACTCTTGGTGAAAATTACCACCGCGCTTGATGATCCCAACTTCATCACCATATCCATGTTTTAAATGAGTTCAGGAAATGCGTATAGTTTGGACAAATGCCAAGATATGTATATAACTTTTAGTGAAGAGGAAATTTGAAGTTGTGAAGGCTAAATGTTTTGTGAAGTGAATTTGATGCTTGATTTGTTGAGAAAATTGAACCAAAGATGAAGCTATATATAGAGGCATTATGTtaactaaaagataaaaaaaaaggtgaaaattGCTAAGAATTACAagttgatgatatgatatgtCTAGATTGTTCTTGATTACACTTGTATGAAAATAAGGGCATATTGCACGCCTTATCTGGAAAGTAGCATAACATACTCAAGCTGAAAATAAAAAGAGCAAAATCTATCACCTTTAAAATATTCCAATATCATTGTAAGCTCGCTAAATTAAAGtccttttaatttttgatttgaggaaaaaaaagtgCAATCTATTAAGAATATATATCCTCATATAGACATGTTGTTGAAATCAAATCCACATTATATGATCCGTACCCTTAGAGAATTTTTTGAAGCTTCTCCTAGTTTGGTTGATATATTAAAATTCCTTTtggtataaaataaaatgcacCCTTACTACCTCGAAAGGCCGCATATATTATCATTTTAGCTAGTTGTGTGGCACATTTTTGAatctaagaaaataaaataaaaatctataaaaGATGTCTCTATTAAGGTTTATGATTTTTGAGATCCAAGATAATTATGGAAATGCTCGAGTCTCATACATTGGTTAATATTGTCATACATATGGGGAAATTAAGGGTATATATAATTGACAATAAAATCCTaattaaacaataattaatcTAATGGATATATATGTTATTGGAGTTATTAATATTGGAGATATATGTAATGGATTAATGTCTAATGGTAGGATTAAATACatataagatataatatttTCGAAATATCCAAAAATTTGGAAGTACCAAAtctaaaatccaaaaaaaaaatagaacttgaatctttttttaaaaaataaaataaaataaaattggggtAGATAAAGGCAAATGGGgaggggattttttttttttttttggatacaAAACAGAGGTAGTATTTTATATGTTAATATGCGTCATTAGAAAGCAATGGCAGAGCATGTTGCGATTTGTATCTAGAGAGGGGGATTGGGttgattacaatatttattagtactagttggctttaaaaaaaagttggcTTAATATGGCTAGCAAAAAAGGTTCTCGCTTTGTCTGCTTCGGAGAGGGGATTATAATATGTGGAATTGAACCTCTATCAATAAGGTGGAATTCAGATAGTTAACTAATTGAGATACTAAGATTCCAAAATTCAATCCACAAACCACAAATTCAACGaattttttatttcgattcGGGATTACCCAAATTATGCTCTCCCCTACTCCAAACATATTCACAATCTCAACCTTTCTTGGAAAATTCTGCCAATGTTTGTCTTGAATGAAATAGAGTAGATAAGGCTGAAACTTTTTTTGTTAGTACTAGTACTAATGTATCCCCTAACATTGATAGCAGTCCAGCACTGTCACTCTCTTGTAATGACgcatattaaatattaatataattttattttatttttcttctattaaGCATTAATTAATCATCTTTcgaataattaataattaaaaaaagtcaaAGAAATTTGCCTTATCGGAGTTGACATTTATCCATGTTGAATCAGCCTCTTGCACCAGCTGGAAGATGTTGTAGATTGAAGTGATATATAGGAGATAGGTTATTTTAAAGATATGATATAAGAACAGGCAAAGGTCCTGAAATTGAAACACACCATTATCGATTAtcaaatgaaaatttttatgtgCTTGATGGCTTGACTCACGAAATAGAATAAGCCTCACGTGAATTAGggtatgttgagacttgagaacataattaattaaatagaagtGTAGATGATCAGTACCTAAATTATATTggaaattattatatatgatttaGAATCGAGATATACTTCAAGTAGTGGTGTTAGAGATCATTAATAAGAGATTGAAATTGTTTATTTTCATATGATGGACTTCGTTAAATATCGAAAATATTGTAAAAATGATAGAACATAACACGTGTAGccataataaagtaatataaaatgTTATTGATACTTTATTAAAATTCAATACATAAAGTATGATCATTGCTATGAACTTCTTTCATCCCATCAGCTGTGAACAAGTAAAATAGCCACTAGCTATGACCAAAGTATAACTCTTTTTAGTACATTAAGAAGCAAATAAAAATGGGAGAAAAACACAACCTTTGCTGCATAGAAACCTTTGCTAAAAAGCTAGAAAGAAACTCTACAAATGGGGTTGATTTATTGTCAAAACTCCTAGACTTGCTACCAAGTCATTATTAAGTAATTTCTATACCCAAATGGCATAAGCCCTAATGAGCAATTGTTTAAGCTTACCCCTCACATTAAGGCTCATTATCTCATTAGCACCACCAACTAACTCTTTCCCTATAAATATTGCTGGAACACTTGGCTGACACCCTAATTCAATCAATGCCTTCTCCATTTGCTTCCCATTTGGATGTGTATCGAGCTCGGAAATTGTAGGGTTTGCTCCAAAACTACGAATTAGGGTTTCGATGCTGTGAGAAATACAACAACTACTCTTGGTGAAAATCACCACCGCGTTTGTTGCTCCCAACTTCATCACCATATCCATTTGTAACAACTTCAAGAATTAATGAGTAGTTTATAGCTTTTAATAAGAGGAAAAGAAGTTGTGAAGGCTAAAGGTTTTTTGAAGTGAATTTGAGACTTGATTTGTTGTTGAGAAAATTGAACCAAAGGTGAAGCTATATATAGAGGCATTATGTTAACTAAAAGACacaaaaaaaaggtgaaaattGCTAAGAATTACCAgttgatgatatgatatatcTAGATTGTTCTTGATTACACTTGTATGATAATAAGAGCATATTGCATGCCTTATCTGGATTCTAAAAGTAGCATAACATACTCAAgctgaaaataaaaagaacaaaatctaTCACTTATAAAATATTCCAAGAACATTGTAAAGCTcactaaatttttaatttttgatttgaagaaaaaaatagtgcTATCTTTTAAGAATATATATCCTCAAATAGACGTGTTGTTGAAATCAAATCCACATTAAATGATCCGTACTTTGGAGAATTTTTTGAAGCTTCTCCTAGTTTGATTGATATATTAAAATTCCTCTTTtggtataaaataaaatgcacCCTTACTACCTATCATCATTTTAGCTAGTTGTGTGGCACATTTTTGGatctaattaagaaaataaaataaaatctataaAATATGTCTCCATTAAGGTTTATGATCTTTGAGATCCAAGATAATTATGGAAATTCTCGAGTCTCATTGTATTCATGTATGGAATATACATGCatattggttttttttttttacatgtatGTTGGTTAGTGTCGTACATATGGGAAAATTAAGGGTATATATAATTGACAATAAAATCTTAACTAAACAAGGAGACTAATTAACTACTCTAATGGGTATATATGTTagtgaacttttttttttggtagaaaatatgatatttatattaattaattactgaTCCTTACACTAGAACACTGAAGTGGCATTGCTGAACACCTACTAATGGTGTTCGGGGGAGGGGGCATTTTTTCTTCAGTACTATTAGCAGTACTATTACATACAATATTTGCAAAAGATGGCTTTGTGAGCCTAACAAAATTAGTTCCCACTTTGTTTGCTTCCAGCTTTTTTGAAATAAACACCGGAGGAATTTCCATGCACAAAAAAGAGTTGTCCTGAGTTAGTTTAGCGCCTTCCCTTGCTAGAGCATCTGCCACTTGATTAGTTTCCCTAAAGCTGTGGTGTATTGGAGGGTTCCCCAGCCGCCGGAGGAGATCCCAGTTTCCTTGCTAGTGCTAGTTGCATCCCCTGCATTAAGGCTATTTGTTCAGCTTTTATGTTATTTGCTATGTAAAGATTCCCCATATATCCTACGACCCAATCTCCTTTAATATCCCTAATGACCCCTTTTGTCCCACCGCGTCCTAGGCTGCCTTTAGAGGATCCGTCACTATTGAGTGTGAAACCTATAGAAGGAGTTGTCCATTTCAGGTgctttattattctttttttgcttttgcAGTTATGGTTTGTGAGGGCAAGAAATTCAACTGCTTGTTCGAGAGCTTTTTCGGCTCGAATGTTCTTCCCCCTGTTATTGTGGTAGTTATCGTTCCTTGTTAGCCATACATTCCATAAGTAGAAGGGGAAGACATCTTGCCAATTTAGTGATTGTTTGAGAGGTACCTTGAGGTTTTTTAGTGGGGATAGCCAATCTGATTCCTGGttgtttgtgaattgatttaaaGTGTATATTACCCATAATTCCTTCCATAGCAGCCTTACATTGGGACATTCGATAAAGATGTGTTTTATTGTTTCAGGCTTTCCACATATGTGACATAGGTTGCTAACATTAATTCCTATTGAGTTTAAGTAGTACGTTTCTGGTTGGAAGCCTATTGTGCTGGCAAAGCCAGAGGAAGAATTTGATTTTGCTGGGATATTTTTGTGTCCATACCCATTTAAAGCTCACGAGGTTTGGCTTGGCtcagtgtccaaattgccagcaagtgaaagttgaacaccaaatGCCTGTTGGTTTGGCTCAGAGAATAGaacttccgaaatggaagtgggagatgatcaatatggatttcatcacagggttgccaaggtctcgcagacagcatgattctatttgggtgattgtcgacagaatgacaaaatcagcccattttctaccggtaaagactaccaattcagcagaagattatgccaaattgtatattcaagagatagtgagacttcatggagtcccgatctccattatttcaaatagaggtgcacagttttggaaatcttttcaaaatggtttgggttcgaaggtgaacttaagtactgtctttcatcctcagactgatgggcaagcagagcacactattcagactttagaagatatgttgagagcttgtgtgatcgatttcaaaggtaattgggatgatcacctacctctcattaagtttgcctacaacaacagttaccgctccagcatccagatggctccatacaaagctctttatgggagaagatgtagatctcctattggatggtttgaagttggcgaagcagggttgataggaccagatttagttcaccaagctatggagaaggtgaaagtgattcaagagaggttgaaaacgacacagagtcgccagaaattctatactgatgttaggagaagggcattagagtttgaagtaaacgattgggtatatttaaaagtttcacctatgaaaggggttataaggtttggtaagaagggaaacttagtccccggtatattggaccttaccgcataaccaagaggattggcaatattgcttatgagttggagttaccacaggaactagcagcggttcatccggtatttcatatctctatgttgaagaagtgcataggcgatccttcattgatcctgccGACTGATAGTGTTAGGattaaggatagcttatcttatgaggagattcctgttcagattttaAATCGCCAAGTTTGTAGGCTGAGGACGAAAgatgtagcatcagtcaaggtcctttggaggaaccagtttgttgaggaagctacttgggaagccgaagaggacatgaagaagagatatccatatctctttgaatccggaggaaatgcagattaaggtattaatttccttcttagtgctcttttaattataatgagcatgttgttgttgttgtgtttgcataagttgcttgttgggtgttgagttgatgttacaccTTTAGCCttgtaagagtaacctcattcgaggacgaatgttcccaagggggagatattgtaacatccgacaatttgaaataactatgaaaaagcttgaaattggaaatagtcatttttggaaaaaattcaaaatctggaaatttggttaagtgtgggaaatcagtgagttttggccaactttgagcagtcataactcctagctcaggatgagttaggagtagttccagtatgattgcgaagcttgtggaatgatctttccaacgccaccaagtttgctcgattccgagttcgtatgagcgagttatgtcctttgaaagttgggcagttggcagggaatccgtccggaaattttaagggcattttggtcttttccctagctatttcttttggggttatattgttgtgttaggctgatttttggatcattttgtcccattttaaaagagtgagagtgagatttttgagtgaagaggagaagaagagaagaaagaggagatcaaacAAGTTTCCatcaaagatcgtcgtggatattgtcgggggtgatccccactaggtatgtgagttcttagtgttgggttgatcctttcccccacacaccaaactcatatttattattgagaaaatattggatatgttgttgaagttgttggttgtgttgaagttcttgttggtttagtacatgatttgattgtgtttttgagttgaatctctagtatgttgagggattttatgatccttagtgtttggggttgaaaaCATTAAAGGTAagggaggtttagagttggaaaaatgaaggagaaaagtcaagttttcggggaaaagggctggggtgtctcgccagccagcgcgccccaagaggGGCTCTGAAGCCCTTCCCTTGGGGCGGCACGCCAGTCAGGGCGCCAGCAAGTCCCTTCTGAGCTTCAAGGTCTGGCGCTCcacgccttgcagagcgccaaagacgccaagttcccccatttttttcacactttttcatacatgttcctaggtattatatctatgttttctagttgtttctaacactccaaggtacgtttaaacgtcaagaactcgtccataacatgtggtcaaacaccttgaattcataattccaattcaaggaaagttagtttccaagtcaagtgaaattaagagttaagtctagaagttaaagaagtgaGTCAAAGCCAGTCTTTAaggttgttcaagagtctttattgaatgttttaacttcaatctaaggctcaagttgcaagtcaagcaaagagtatacagtttcaagtcaagtcaagaacataaagttgagttaatttctcaaagttgttagggaactatgtattcccaaagaagttttaaagaaatgtttttacatttaagcaaggttggaaactgagatttccaaagagccttcgggctagtttttgagtaattatctcatatcagcaggaagaaatatgttttaaaaacataagagccagtacatttttgggagtagtatcgagcactgAATTGAGGGAgtgttcaaagaacccacagcccgcatagaaccatgttagccaccatgggtagaaaaggatcatactttttagatgaatctttttccagatagactagtggatccattaggcagttcaagtcttatacctttggccgggtataggatgctctggcagcgtgaggtcgatcgttgtatcatcactatagttcttatgtgatggttgtcggttagagaaactcccacagcagttattgtattttcatacacagaaagtattatattttatatatatcagttcatttgtatttctatatacatctcaggcttattgtatctttgtctACACACAGAGtctatagcatgttttaaacagtttttctttatatcgcacttgttttaaattgccttatattgaaagaagtcagtcaggttaagttgagttgagccaggtaagcttttcagtttcttccagatttccttctagcatttgttgcttagttttccagctcgcatactcgtacattccatgtacttatgccagttggcctgcatcttatgacgatgcagatacaggtaccccggatcagcatcctgcacgtcgttgatccagctgagcactccagagtcagtggtgagcctccttgctttccagaggactcaattattttgttctcttagttctgttctattaggatgttgcggggtctgtcccaacatccatctcagtattgtANCTATTTTGAGATTtgagttgcctttgtggccaaattttataagttaagttgttttgtaaccttgcatttgcatggagttattctgttgagttaggaaagccaggccaaaggtttgcttggggccagaaatggtctccggttGTCGAtctcgcccagggtgtaggcctGGGGCGTGACACAAACATTGTGCATTCTCTAAGAAACAGAGGTCTCTATCCTCTGCTATGATACTAAATATCATCTGATTCTACACAAaactatacttttttttaaagccAATTTCTTACATAGGTAGTGGCAAATCTACAACCATTGAAAGGTAGCCAGTTGAACACCCTTCACCTGAAAATTATGgattatacataattttattatatacgATCATACGTAtagtatacataaattatacatatattatacatcTGCCGACTAGTGTTAGCCTGATGGACACTCTCTCTACTGAGCTGTTGAGAATCAGTTAGAGCTTCAATCTGGAGGTTCATTTCATTGCCTTTTACATATTTCATTGCCTTTTACTCcatttgttctattttatgtGAGGATGTTCGACTGACACATGGTATAAGAAAAATAgaatgattttgatttgactAAAGTTCTTTGCAATTGACCTAAGTACACTGGTTCAAGATTAAATTTtgacttaattaattagcatatgGGTAACACATCCATGCAATTAACTTTTCTTTAGCAGGTTGTGGTGGGACGATTTGATACATTCGACCTTAGTTAAAAGTCTCAAATTCAAGCAcctaagaatgaaaaaaaatctagtTGAAAGTATAGCCTCCAGAAATGAGTCCTGCAATGCGCGAATCAAAATTTAGTCAGGTCCAACACATGTACCGGGCTCtcgagtgaaaaaaaaaaagactcttCTTTAGCATCATATTTTATTCATGTTCTCTTTTGGAAAGTAGTAAGGGAAAAATGCAACTTGAATTGTAAAGGATCACACCTTTTTAAAAGCATAAAGGCATATAGCTTTTGAGACGCCATGACTCCACGttgtcaaaatttccatcacATATGCATATAAATGAATGTCGCTGTTTGACATAGCTCGTAtcgacatgaaatttaagaaatatgacTTGATTCTGAAATACGTGACATCACTGGTGTGAAGCTTCTGTCATCTGAAAATAAAGACAAATTTAGCATATTTTAATAACAGCAATAATACATTAGATCTCAAGTCTATAAACAAATAGTACTAAATATGTACTATCTCATATAATTAGGAGCATATTTAATCTTTTTGCtcattaaaaatgatgttttgcTCATTAAAAATGATGTTACATAAAATGAAACGACGGAACGGGTAATATGTGGCCTTTCGAGGTagcatataactttttttttcttatttaaattctTTTTCTGAGTGAGAATCACTTTATGATAAGGATGTCCTAGTATGTATACCGTACcctctttcttaatttgtcCTATTATTTCACCTTTTGTACTTTGTAATAAAGTACGATTTGCATGGACCTTATTGCAACAACATGTCCACGAAGAACTATTCGGTATCTAGAATCAACTAGTACGGCTTATTAAGATTTGCGgcaaaaaaaaaggtatatatcattttatttaggAGTACTGTTAGAGCtcgaatttaaaatttttagttAAAGATGAAAGATGTGCATTCATCTTGTTACATCCATTAGTGATTTTAGTGATACTTGTTTAAAATTCATTTCCCCATCAAGAAAGTGGAAGGATATAACTTTTTGTACTTGGGAGGCTGGGTCGGGCCGGTCTGAAAGGAGTTTCTTAAGTAAATATCCGAGTTCACATATGTCCTTGCATATTCCTTTCTTCATGCATGGTGTTTAGTGTACTCAACTTTGTTTCTGATTCGACTTCAAAAGTTATTTCATGATAAGAACAGATTTCTTCGGATCAATTGTGATACTCACCCCGCACCCCGCCCCTGTTAGGGTTTTACCCTGATTTTCTtaacataatttaagatttatttttccttaaagaaaagacaaaacattaccataaatgtttttgcttttcttgaaaagaaaatataatattctttcatatttggtttattctctccttttaggactctttttctagtaagaaaaggttttGGAGTAGCTAGTTCTTTTctagtaggaaaggttttaggactctataaatatatgtttgtttcttttaacacaaaaacaattacatccacaatgtagtcatttacgagtcttgtttatggggagatttattctctctaaagtttcaatgtttttctttttattagttttaatttgatataataatattttgatttttagtataaatttttgttatctgatttatcaactgtatgatttgcaaattgtaagcttccgcatgatgCCCTAATCACtttcataacccaacaagtggtatcagagcacatggttcAATAATTCAATGGTTCAATAACCTAGGTTCATCGAGGTTGAAGACAGATTCAAGGCGGTTTCAAATCAACCAATTTgataataaagaaaatttttgtccagctacatgtggagaaaagattaaaatcatattttcaaCTTTCTGTTGCTGCgtctttgaaaataaaaataaaatatttttaaaccatttttaacccatatgttttaaactttatttttaaccacGGCAAGCAACAGTGAtgaagattttgtgaagaaTAAGATTATCATGCAATGAAGAAGACAGATCAAGCTTTATCAAGAAAATCCTgccaaaaggggagatttgttagggttttaccctgattttcttaccataatttaaaatttatttttccttaaagaaaagacaaaacattaccataaatgtttttgcttttcttgaaaagaaaatataatattctttcatatttggtttattctctcaTTTTAGAACtctttttctagtaagaaaataggggtgcgcatcggtcggttcggttcggttttaggtgttattggttcggtttatcggttttcggtttgtaaatacttcaaaccgataaccaaaccaataacatatttcttatcggtttttggttaatcggtttatggtacttaacggttcgattttcggtttaaccaataagaaaatactcatatatattatatacacgataagaaaattttcaaataaaccatatgatttttccagcatttggcatgaaagtaataatcataaaagtaacaatcatttttcttgcaagtttagacactagacacattcaaaggaaaaagtgtgaaagtaacaatcgtttaaccattaacaaaaagtgtgaaagtaacaatcgtttaaccattaacaaNNNNNNNNNNNNNNNNNNNNNNNNNNNNNNNNNNNNNNNNNNNNNNNNNNNNNNNNNNNNNNNNNNNNNNNNNNNNNNNNNNNNNNNNNNNNNNNNNNNNNNNNNNNNNNNNNNNNNNNNNNNNNNNNNNNNNNNNNNNNNNNNNNNNNNNNNNNNNNNNNNNNNNNNNNNNNNNNNNNNNNNNNNNNNNNNNNNNNNNNNNNNNNNNNNNNNNNNNNNNNNNNNNNNNNNNNNNNNNNNNNNNNNNNNNNNNNNNNNNNNNNNNNNNNNNNNNNNNNNNNNNNNNNNNNNNNNNNNNNNNNNNNNNNNNNNNNNNNNNNNNNNNNNNNNNNNNNNNNNNNNNNNNNNNNNNNNNNNNNNNNNNNNNNNNNNNNNNNNNNNNNNNNNNNNNNNNNNNNNNNNNNNNNNNNNNNNNNNNNNNNNNNNNNNNNNNNNNNNNNNNNNNNNNNNNNNNNNNNNNNNNNNNNNNNNNNNNNNNNNNNNNNNNNNNNNNNNNNNNNNNNNNNNNNNNNNNNNNNNNNNNNNNNNNNNNNNNNNNNNNNNNNNNNNNNNNNNNNNNNNNNNNNNNNNNNNNNNNNNNNNNNNNNNNNNNNNNNNNNNNNNNNNNNNNNNNNNNNNNNNNNNNNNNNNNNNNNNNNNNNNNNNNNNNNNNNNNNNNNNNNNNNNNNNNNNNNNNNNNNNNNNNNNNNNNNNNNNNNNNNNNNNNNNNNNNNNNNNNNNNNNNNNNNNNNNNNNNNNNNNNNNNNNNNNNNNNNNNNNNNNNNNNNNNNNNNNNNNNNNNNNNNNNNNNNNNNNNNNNNNNNNNNNNNNNNNNNNNNNNNNNNNNNNNNNNNNNNNNNNNNNNNNNNNNNNNNNNNNNNNNNNNNNNNNNNNNNNNNNNNNNNNNNNNNNNNNNNNNNNNNNNNNNNNNNNNNNNNNNNNNNNNNNNNNNNNNNNNNNNNNNNNNNNNNNNNNNNNNNNNNNNNNNNNNNNNNNNNNNNNNNNNNNNNNNNNNNNNNNNNNNNNNNNNNNNNNNNNNNNNNNNNNNNNNNNNNNNNNNNNNNNNNNNNNNNNNNNNNN is a genomic window containing:
- the LOC125849955 gene encoding monothiol glutaredoxin-S1-like; this encodes MDMVMKLGSSSAVVIFTKSSCCISHSIETLIRSFGANPIVYELDTHPNGKQMEKALMELGCEPSVPAIFIGKELVGGANEIMSLNVRGKLKQLLIRAKAIWV
- the LOC125849953 gene encoding monothiol glutaredoxin-S1-like, which encodes MDMVMKLGATNAVVIFTKSSCCISHSIETLIRSFGANPTISELDTHPNGKQMEKALIELGCQPSVPAIFIGKELVGGANEIMSLNVRGKLKQLLIRAYAIWV